From a region of the Lactuca sativa cultivar Salinas chromosome 4, Lsat_Salinas_v11, whole genome shotgun sequence genome:
- the LOC111887720 gene encoding uncharacterized mitochondrial protein AtMg00810-like: MQEELAEFERNKVWKLVPKPKGHTVVGTIWVYKKKLDESGAVIQNKASLVAMGSTDQGVVDEFALLMTKKFQMSMNREIKFFLGLQVKQVPQGIFIHQEKYTSELLNKYSMDNCSSAKVPMAFGYKIFADPSGKPVDQKTYRGMIGSLMHLTASRPNIVFAIRLCARYQADPKVSHLTIAKQISRYLKGSKAVSLWYPAGNDFSLQAFTNADHAGCGLDRKSTSSGC, from the exons ATGCAGGAAGAGTTagcagaatttgaaagaaacaaagtgtggaaaCTCGTTCCGAAGCCTAAAGGCCACACTGTTGTTGGAACAATATGGGTGTACAAAAAGAAACTCGATGAATCTGGTGCAGTCATTCAAAACAAAGCAAGTTTAGTTGCCATGGG GTCAACAGATCAAGGtgtggtggatgaatttgcattGCTCATGACCAAaaagttccaaatgagcatgaatagagagattaagtTCTTTCTAGGACTccaagtgaaacaagtccctcaagggatattcattcatcaggaAAAATATACCTCTGAACTGCTAAATAAATACTCAATGGATAATTGTTCCTCAGCCAAGGttcctatggccttcggatataagattttTGCAGATCCTTCCGGAAAACCAGTGGACCAAAAAACTTATAGAGGAATGATTGGTTCTTTGATGcacctcaccgcaagcagaccaAATATTGTTTTTGCAATACGCTTATGTGCCAGGTACCAAGCCGACCCCAAAGTATCGCACTTAACCATAGCCAAACAGATCTCCAGATACTTAAAAGGAAGCAAAGCTGTCAGCCTATGGTATCCTGCAGGGAACGACTTCAGCCTTCAAGCCTTTACAAatgcggatcatgccggatgcgGATTGGATAGGAAAAGCACTTCCAGTGGTTGTTAA